One genomic segment of Aquipluma nitroreducens includes these proteins:
- a CDS encoding phosphate acyltransferase — protein sequence MKLERLADLFVYTKSLRKRTLIAVNAVDLHSLEAIFEAIKLGIVSGVVTGNRDEIIRLCMAHQIDHQSFQIIHAETEEDAATLAINQVKQISGSILMKGLISSDKFMRAILNKEAGLLPQGNILSHVSVIDNPNYHKLLIVSDVAIIPYPTIPQKIAMVQYLTKMAVDLGITHPKVALIAPTEQVLPSLVSCTDAVEVMKAAEDGRFEPATVFGPMALDVAIDLESAQIKGISSEVAGDADCLLFPNIDAGNVFYKTNTKLCYADQAAVVMGANVPVVLSSRGDSIQTKLNSIALAALLS from the coding sequence ATGAAACTTGAACGCTTAGCTGATTTATTCGTTTATACTAAATCGCTCCGTAAAAGGACTCTGATTGCTGTAAATGCTGTTGATTTACATTCACTTGAAGCTATTTTCGAAGCCATAAAGCTTGGAATTGTTTCGGGTGTTGTAACCGGAAATCGCGACGAGATCATTAGATTATGTATGGCTCATCAGATTGATCATCAATCATTCCAAATCATTCATGCCGAAACAGAAGAAGATGCAGCAACGCTTGCAATTAATCAGGTGAAACAGATTTCGGGGAGTATTTTGATGAAAGGCCTGATCAGTAGCGATAAATTTATGAGGGCAATTCTTAATAAGGAAGCCGGATTATTGCCTCAGGGAAATATTCTAAGCCATGTTTCGGTGATTGATAATCCCAATTATCACAAGTTGCTAATTGTTAGCGATGTGGCTATTATTCCATATCCTACCATTCCGCAAAAAATAGCCATGGTTCAGTATTTAACGAAAATGGCCGTCGATTTGGGAATTACCCATCCAAAAGTAGCTCTAATTGCTCCAACCGAGCAGGTTTTACCTTCGCTGGTTTCGTGTACCGACGCTGTTGAAGTGATGAAAGCTGCTGAAGATGGTCGGTTTGAGCCAGCAACGGTTTTTGGTCCAATGGCGTTGGATGTGGCGATTGATCTGGAGTCGGCTCAAATTAAAGGTATTTCTTCAGAAGTGGCCGGAGACGCCGATTGCTTGCTATTCCCCAATATCGATGCCGGAAATGTTTTCTATAAGACGAATACTAAACTGTGTTATGCCGATCAGGCAGCAGTGGTGATGGGCGCCAATGTGCCTGTTGTGTTGTCTTCAAGAGGCGACAGCATACAAACAAAACTGAACTCAATTGCTCTTGCAGCGTTATTAAGTTAA
- a CDS encoding acetate/propionate family kinase, which translates to MKILVLNCGSSSIKYQLFSMTDRVVIAKGGVEKLGMKGSFLKHVRQDGQVVVFEGEILDHKIGVEYILGILTSEKHGCLKSLEELDAVGHRVVHGGELFNSSVLLTDDVLAEVTKCIDIAPLHNPPNLKGIKAMEELIPGIPQVGVFDTAFHQTMEPKAYMYGIPYPLYKKYGIRRYGFHGTSHRYVTKRACELLGVDYNTQKIISCHLGNGASVAAIKNGKSIDTSMGFTPVEGLVMGTRSGDLDVGVVLYIMEKEEIGIKSANTLFNKHAGMLGVTGISSDMREIEMAKDKGDERAALALEMYDYKVKKYIGSYIAAMGGLDILIMTGGIGENADTTREGVLSDLDFLGISLDHQKNKGFRKEGVISTPESKVKVIVVPTDEELMIALDTEQIVTSGNKL; encoded by the coding sequence ATGAAGATTCTGGTTTTAAATTGCGGAAGTAGTTCAATCAAATATCAGCTATTCTCAATGACCGACCGAGTGGTAATTGCCAAAGGTGGCGTTGAAAAACTGGGGATGAAAGGCAGCTTTTTGAAGCATGTCCGTCAGGATGGTCAGGTAGTCGTTTTCGAAGGCGAAATTTTAGATCACAAAATAGGTGTTGAGTATATATTAGGCATTTTAACCAGTGAAAAACACGGTTGTTTGAAAAGCCTTGAAGAATTGGATGCTGTTGGTCATCGTGTCGTTCATGGTGGCGAACTTTTTAATTCGAGTGTTCTTTTAACCGACGACGTACTTGCAGAAGTAACCAAATGCATCGATATAGCACCGCTTCATAATCCGCCCAACCTGAAAGGTATCAAGGCGATGGAAGAGTTGATCCCCGGAATCCCGCAGGTTGGAGTTTTCGATACTGCTTTCCACCAGACCATGGAGCCCAAAGCATATATGTACGGAATTCCTTATCCACTCTATAAAAAATATGGGATTCGCCGTTATGGATTTCACGGAACAAGTCACCGTTACGTAACTAAACGTGCTTGCGAATTGCTTGGAGTTGATTACAATACCCAGAAAATTATTTCGTGCCATTTAGGTAATGGAGCTTCTGTTGCTGCAATAAAGAATGGAAAATCGATTGATACGTCGATGGGATTTACTCCAGTCGAAGGTTTAGTAATGGGAACCCGCAGCGGTGATTTAGATGTTGGTGTAGTGCTTTACATCATGGAAAAAGAGGAAATCGGTATCAAATCGGCCAATACTCTGTTTAATAAACATGCCGGAATGCTTGGTGTTACCGGAATTTCGTCGGATATGCGCGAAATTGAAATGGCAAAAGACAAGGGAGATGAAAGAGCTGCTCTTGCACTTGAGATGTACGATTACAAGGTGAAAAAATACATTGGCTCATACATCGCGGCCATGGGAGGACTCGATATTTTGATTATGACCGGAGGAATTGGCGAAAATGCTGATACAACCCGTGAAGGTGTGTTGAGTGATCTTGATTTTCTTGGAATTTCACTTGATCATCAGAAAAACAAAGGTTTCAGGAAAGAAGGGGTTATAAGCACTCCGGAATCAAAAGTGAAGGTTATCGTTGTGCCTACCGATGAAGAATTGATGATTGCTTTAGATACTGAGCAAATTGTGACAAGTGGAAATAAATTGTAA
- a CDS encoding 3-hydroxyacyl-CoA dehydrogenase family protein, giving the protein MPSEVIYEPIEEFGLSKKSISKTLFSKIGVVGCGLVGQNIARVASFYGIEVVFIEVSEDKIREAYKNIEKVLDERIEHWGITQGEKRAILSRIKGTLDYKDLKGCDFVIEAIRAIDRGGKIKERKEIFRKIEEVVEPDCIIATHSTTIVITELSSDLQYRDRCISLHFFVNHQEARVIEVVRGLYTTDESYQKVCKFVALINRKIVPVLESAGLVSVRLFVVLLNEACEVLMEGISNIEDVDQLMRIGFGMRLGPFELADKMGLDKVLRWMDNIYNEFGDIRYKPNPYLRKLVRAKHFGIESGDGFYKYDENGNRVIQPNNQRC; this is encoded by the coding sequence ATGCCGAGTGAAGTTATTTACGAACCGATTGAAGAGTTCGGTTTAAGTAAAAAAAGCATAAGCAAAACACTTTTTTCCAAAATTGGGGTAGTTGGTTGCGGTCTTGTTGGCCAAAACATAGCACGTGTTGCCAGTTTCTACGGAATTGAAGTTGTTTTTATTGAAGTTAGTGAGGATAAAATTCGCGAAGCCTACAAAAATATTGAAAAGGTTTTGGATGAACGAATTGAGCATTGGGGAATTACTCAAGGTGAGAAACGTGCTATTCTTTCGCGGATAAAAGGAACTTTGGACTACAAAGACCTGAAAGGATGCGATTTTGTGATTGAAGCAATCAGGGCTATTGATCGTGGAGGAAAGATCAAAGAACGGAAAGAAATTTTCCGCAAAATAGAAGAAGTAGTTGAGCCTGATTGTATCATTGCTACTCATTCTACAACAATTGTAATAACAGAACTTTCTTCAGACTTACAGTATCGTGACCGTTGCATTAGTCTACATTTCTTTGTCAATCATCAGGAAGCCAGAGTTATAGAAGTTGTACGCGGCTTGTACACTACTGACGAATCGTATCAAAAAGTTTGCAAGTTTGTTGCGTTGATTAACCGCAAGATTGTTCCTGTTCTGGAATCAGCTGGCTTGGTAAGCGTTAGGTTATTTGTTGTGCTGCTTAATGAAGCCTGTGAGGTATTAATGGAGGGCATTTCAAACATTGAGGATGTCGATCAACTGATGAGAATCGGTTTCGGTATGCGCCTTGGTCCATTCGAGTTGGCTGATAAGATGGGACTTGATAAAGTTTTACGCTGGATGGATAACATTTACAACGAATTTGGAGACATCCGATATAAGCCAAATCCGTATCTCCGTAAATTAGTTCGCGCCAAGCATTTCGGAATTGAATCCGGAGATGGTTTTTACAAATACGATGAGAATGGGAATCGGGTAATACAACCTAATAATCAACGGTGTTAA
- the pta gene encoding phosphate acetyltransferase translates to MEILKRVFQNAQKYQKRIVLPEGTEPRTLRATEIILNQKLARLILLGNPEEINQVANEIGVNIEGATIVDPKTDSRRGQYADLMVEIRKSKGLTKESALDLLNDPLYFAPLMIKSGDADGELAGAINATGDVLRPALQYVKTMPGVSVVSGAFLMFVNDPHFGHEGILVFADCAVMPDPNEQQLAEIAVTTAKTAKAIVGMDPRVAMLSFSTMGSAQHPLVDKMRNATRIAREMDPELKIDGEMQLDAALIAEVGRLKAPNSEVAGRANILVFPGLEAANIGYKLVQRLGKAEAVGPVLQGMAAPINDLSRGCSVSDIVNMVAITANQAAALFE, encoded by the coding sequence ATGGAAATCTTAAAACGTGTATTTCAAAACGCTCAGAAATATCAGAAAAGGATAGTATTACCAGAAGGAACAGAACCACGGACTTTACGTGCTACTGAAATTATCTTAAATCAGAAACTTGCCCGGCTTATTCTTTTGGGAAATCCGGAAGAAATAAATCAAGTGGCAAATGAGATTGGAGTTAACATTGAGGGAGCTACAATTGTTGATCCGAAGACAGATTCAAGAAGGGGGCAGTATGCTGATTTAATGGTTGAAATCCGTAAATCAAAAGGGCTAACAAAAGAATCAGCACTCGATTTGTTAAACGATCCGCTTTATTTTGCGCCTTTAATGATTAAAAGTGGCGATGCTGACGGGGAGTTGGCTGGAGCGATAAATGCTACAGGTGATGTCCTTCGTCCTGCTTTGCAATACGTCAAAACTATGCCGGGCGTGAGTGTTGTTTCAGGGGCATTTCTGATGTTTGTGAACGATCCTCATTTTGGTCACGAAGGTATTTTAGTATTTGCCGATTGTGCCGTAATGCCCGATCCAAATGAACAACAGCTGGCCGAAATTGCAGTTACAACAGCTAAGACAGCTAAAGCAATTGTTGGTATGGATCCCCGTGTGGCTATGCTTAGTTTTTCTACTATGGGTAGCGCGCAGCATCCTTTAGTTGATAAAATGAGGAATGCGACCCGGATTGCCCGTGAAATGGATCCTGAATTAAAGATTGACGGTGAAATGCAGCTCGACGCCGCACTGATTGCCGAAGTTGGACGTTTAAAGGCTCCAAACAGTGAAGTTGCTGGTCGCGCCAACATATTGGTATTTCCAGGTCTTGAAGCTGCCAATATTGGTTATAAGTTGGTTCAGCGTTTGGGTAAAGCCGAAGCTGTTGGTCCGGTGCTTCAGGGAATGGCCGCCCCAATTAACGATCTTTCGAGAGGATGTTCGGTGAGCGATATTGTTAATATGGTAGCCATTACAGCAAATCAGGCTGCTGCACTTTTTGAATAA
- a CDS encoding FAD-binding and (Fe-S)-binding domain-containing protein, whose product MKPTDPFFSLKQSLDGDVFTDQVQKVIYATDASSYREIPQAVTRPKSKEDIRKIIAFAKETGTSVIPRAGGTSLAGQVVGSGIVVDISKYLNKIGELNIAERWIEVEPGVILAELNQHLAKQGFQFAPETSTANRCCIGGMLGNNSCGLHSLIYGSTREHILEVEGILSDGSDVIFKSLTPEEFHAKCSGNPELLETKIYKNIQETLTDKFNQQEIRNEFPDPKVTRRNNGYALDVLLETDPFTNNGKSFNFCKLLSGSEGTLVFVTKIKLNIVPLPPKYQGLVCAHFKTLEDSFYGNIVALRHHPDAIELTDDIILNCTLENIEQRKNRFFIQGNPKAILTIEFSANSEEEIQKKARALEEDLRKEGYGYHFPLFTDKESIKKIWELRKAGLGLLSNIPGDKRNVTVIEDTAVAPDYLPQYIREFDQIIARYGLNCVYYGHIATGELHLRPLLNLKDPEDVKIYHSLAKEVAELVKKFRGSLSGEHGDGRLRGEFIPLMLGQHNYELIRKLKYTWDPQNILNPGKIVDTPSITEDLRIMMGQPSFKANTLFDYAPHGDLLRSVEMCNGSGDCRKSNLIGGTMCPSYMATRDEDKSTRARANVLREYLTRPQKANVFDSDEVMQVLDLCLSCKACKSECPSNIDMAKFKTEFLQQYYDQHGFPMRSLLIAWLPRINQLGMAFRPVTNLITSAKLFKKAIGFAPEREIPELSKLSLRKWYRKPILLGKDKIGKVYLFADEFTNFNESHIGIKAILLLNKLGYEVVIPKHQESGRTFLSKGLLRKAKQIANLNVNQLSKIISEETPLIGIEPSTILTFRDEYPELVDLNLQEKARKLAKNALMLEEFLVQEMEKGNIRSEQFTNETKTIKLHGHCQQKAVASTLPTRKILGLPSNYTVQEIKSGCCGMAGSFGYEKEHYELSMQIGELDLFPAVRKSLSEEIITAPGTSCRHHISDGTGRKVVHPVEVLWDAVLK is encoded by the coding sequence ATGAAGCCAACAGATCCCTTCTTTTCGCTCAAACAGTCACTCGATGGCGATGTGTTTACCGATCAGGTACAAAAGGTAATTTACGCCACTGACGCTTCATCGTATCGCGAGATTCCGCAGGCTGTCACACGGCCAAAGAGCAAAGAAGACATCCGCAAAATTATCGCTTTTGCAAAGGAAACAGGGACTTCGGTGATTCCACGTGCCGGGGGAACATCTCTGGCCGGACAAGTTGTTGGCTCAGGAATCGTAGTCGACATTTCGAAATACCTGAATAAAATTGGGGAACTGAATATTGCAGAACGATGGATTGAAGTTGAACCCGGTGTGATTTTGGCTGAATTGAATCAGCATCTGGCAAAACAAGGTTTTCAATTTGCCCCTGAAACCTCCACTGCCAATCGCTGCTGCATTGGCGGAATGCTCGGAAATAACTCGTGCGGGCTCCATTCGCTGATTTATGGCAGCACACGCGAACACATTCTGGAAGTTGAAGGAATCCTGTCTGACGGATCTGATGTTATTTTCAAATCACTCACGCCTGAAGAATTTCATGCAAAATGTTCGGGAAATCCTGAATTACTGGAAACCAAAATCTACAAAAATATCCAGGAGACCCTTACCGATAAATTCAACCAACAAGAAATCCGAAATGAATTTCCTGACCCCAAAGTTACACGCCGTAACAATGGCTACGCTTTGGATGTGCTATTGGAAACCGATCCTTTTACCAATAATGGAAAGTCGTTTAATTTCTGCAAATTGTTGTCCGGTTCGGAAGGAACGCTTGTATTTGTTACTAAAATCAAGCTGAATATTGTTCCGCTCCCTCCCAAGTATCAGGGACTGGTTTGTGCACATTTCAAAACGCTTGAAGATTCGTTCTACGGCAATATTGTTGCCCTACGGCACCATCCTGATGCCATTGAACTCACCGACGACATCATTCTGAACTGCACATTGGAGAACATTGAGCAGCGCAAAAACCGATTTTTCATTCAAGGCAACCCCAAAGCGATTCTGACCATAGAATTTTCAGCCAATTCAGAAGAAGAAATACAGAAGAAAGCCAGAGCACTGGAAGAAGACCTCCGGAAAGAGGGCTACGGTTATCATTTTCCGTTGTTTACTGACAAAGAAAGCATCAAGAAAATATGGGAACTCCGGAAAGCTGGGCTGGGCTTGCTTTCGAACATTCCGGGAGATAAGCGTAATGTAACTGTAATTGAAGATACGGCAGTTGCTCCCGATTATTTGCCGCAATACATTCGCGAATTTGATCAGATTATTGCCCGATACGGATTGAACTGCGTGTATTACGGCCACATTGCAACGGGTGAATTGCACCTGCGCCCATTACTAAACCTGAAAGATCCGGAAGATGTGAAGATTTACCATTCGCTGGCAAAGGAAGTTGCCGAACTGGTGAAGAAATTTCGGGGTTCACTTAGTGGCGAACATGGCGACGGACGCCTGCGCGGCGAATTCATTCCACTGATGCTTGGACAACACAATTACGAGCTGATCCGCAAACTAAAATACACCTGGGACCCGCAAAACATCCTGAATCCCGGGAAAATTGTAGACACACCGTCGATCACCGAAGACCTACGGATAATGATGGGACAACCATCGTTTAAAGCGAATACGCTATTTGACTACGCACCACACGGCGATTTGCTTCGCTCGGTTGAAATGTGCAACGGATCGGGCGACTGCCGAAAAAGCAACCTCATTGGTGGAACGATGTGCCCAAGCTACATGGCAACCCGCGACGAGGATAAATCGACCCGCGCCCGCGCCAATGTGCTGCGCGAATACCTGACCCGCCCACAAAAAGCAAATGTTTTTGATTCGGATGAAGTGATGCAAGTGCTTGATTTGTGCCTTTCGTGCAAAGCCTGCAAATCGGAATGCCCGTCGAACATCGACATGGCCAAATTCAAAACCGAATTTTTGCAGCAATACTACGATCAGCATGGATTTCCAATGCGTTCGTTGCTGATTGCCTGGTTGCCACGAATCAATCAACTGGGAATGGCATTTCGGCCAGTAACTAATCTGATTACAAGCGCCAAACTGTTTAAAAAAGCGATTGGCTTTGCTCCGGAAAGGGAAATTCCTGAATTGTCGAAACTGAGTTTACGGAAATGGTACAGGAAGCCGATTTTACTGGGCAAGGATAAAATTGGGAAAGTTTACTTATTTGCCGACGAGTTTACCAATTTCAACGAAAGTCATATCGGTATCAAAGCCATTTTACTGCTGAATAAACTGGGCTACGAAGTGGTGATACCTAAACACCAGGAAAGTGGGCGAACATTCCTTTCGAAAGGATTGCTGCGCAAAGCCAAACAAATCGCCAACCTTAATGTGAATCAACTCTCGAAAATAATTTCAGAAGAAACTCCGCTGATAGGGATTGAGCCATCAACCATTTTAACTTTCAGGGACGAATATCCTGAGTTGGTTGATTTGAACCTTCAGGAGAAAGCCAGAAAGCTGGCAAAAAATGCGCTGATGCTGGAAGAATTTCTGGTTCAGGAAATGGAAAAAGGAAACATCAGGAGTGAGCAATTTACAAACGAGACAAAAACCATTAAACTGCATGGGCATTGCCAGCAAAAAGCGGTTGCCTCTACCCTACCCACCCGAAAAATACTCGGATTACCTTCCAATTATACTGTTCAGGAAATAAAAAGCGGATGCTGTGGAATGGCTGGTTCGTTCGGCTACGAAAAGGAACATTACGAATTGAGTATGCAAATTGGCGAACTGGATTTATTTCCGGCAGTAAGAAAATCACTTTCAGAAGAAATAATTACCGCTCCCGGAACCTCATGCCGCCACCACATCTCAGACGGAACAGGCCGAAAAGTGGTACATCCTGTGGAAGTATTGTGGGATGCGGTATTGAAATAG
- a CDS encoding S9 family peptidase: MKNTLLLLFSLFFYTMSLNAQFQKATAPVADKKEHWRNIHDDKVLDNYYWMYDYFGKGPDSTKVVDYLKAENAYLDATMSETKAFQTDLFTEMKARIKEKDESVPVFKNGYYYYSRTEDGKQYYKYCRKKGTLDAKEEILLDVDQLAEGHSYYAATGFEVSEDNKLMAYGVDLVSRRQYIIYVKNLETGEILKDAILNTEGDPCWANDNKTIFYTSKNPVTLLSEKIQRHTLGTEPSTDVLVYEEKDKSNYIGVGKSKNNKYIFIVSNATMSSEWRMIDASKPNDSFRMFQPRMKDVLYDVTPLADKFLIRTNKDGAKNFKLMECPLGKTEAANWKEVIPVRKDVLLQGVEEFKDFIVINERKDGLVKLRIRSLKDKAEHYLDFGEPAYAANFGANPEYNSTNLRYSYTSLTTPSSVYDYQMVTKVKTLKKQQEVLGGYNSTDYVTERLYATAKDGTKVPISLVYKKGIKKDGNAPLLLYGYGSYGASMDASFTSTRLSLLNRGFVYAIAHIRGGQEMGRQWYEDGKLMKKINTFTDFIDCGKFLVAEKYTSTKHLYAMGGSAGGLLMGAVANMAPDLWHGIIAQVPFVDVVNTMLDESIPLTTNEFDEWGNPKNKDAYFYMKSYSPYENVEKKKYPNMLVTTGLHDSQVQYFEPSKWVAKLRDMKTDQNILLLHTNMEYGHGGASGRFDYLKDVALNFAFLFTLEGISK; encoded by the coding sequence ATGAAAAACACGCTTCTACTATTATTCAGTTTATTTTTTTACACGATGAGTTTAAATGCACAATTTCAGAAAGCTACAGCACCGGTTGCCGATAAAAAGGAACATTGGCGTAACATTCACGACGATAAAGTTTTAGATAATTATTACTGGATGTACGATTATTTCGGCAAAGGACCAGATAGTACTAAAGTGGTTGATTACCTGAAAGCTGAAAATGCTTATTTGGACGCGACGATGAGCGAAACGAAAGCCTTTCAGACTGATTTGTTTACCGAAATGAAAGCCAGGATTAAAGAGAAAGATGAAAGCGTTCCGGTCTTTAAAAATGGCTATTATTATTACAGCCGGACCGAAGATGGCAAGCAATACTACAAATACTGCCGAAAGAAAGGTACACTTGATGCGAAAGAAGAAATTTTGCTTGATGTCGATCAGTTGGCGGAAGGACATTCCTATTATGCGGCTACTGGTTTTGAAGTGAGTGAAGATAATAAGTTAATGGCTTATGGAGTTGATTTAGTGAGCCGTAGACAATATATCATTTATGTAAAAAACCTTGAGACAGGTGAGATCCTGAAAGATGCAATTCTCAACACGGAAGGCGATCCTTGTTGGGCAAACGATAACAAAACAATTTTTTATACCTCGAAAAATCCGGTAACACTTTTGTCCGAAAAGATTCAGCGCCATACGCTTGGTACCGAACCCTCTACCGATGTTTTGGTATATGAGGAAAAAGATAAGAGCAATTATATTGGGGTAGGCAAGAGCAAAAACAATAAATATATTTTTATCGTTTCCAATGCAACCATGTCGTCAGAATGGCGGATGATTGATGCCAGCAAGCCCAACGATTCGTTTCGTATGTTTCAGCCCCGGATGAAAGATGTATTGTACGATGTGACGCCACTTGCCGATAAATTTCTTATACGGACAAACAAAGATGGAGCAAAGAATTTTAAACTGATGGAATGTCCGTTGGGAAAGACAGAGGCAGCCAATTGGAAAGAAGTAATTCCGGTTAGGAAAGACGTATTGCTTCAAGGTGTCGAAGAATTTAAAGACTTTATTGTAATTAACGAGCGAAAAGATGGCCTGGTCAAATTGAGGATCAGGAGTTTGAAAGACAAAGCCGAACATTACCTCGATTTTGGCGAACCTGCTTATGCTGCCAATTTTGGCGCTAATCCCGAATATAATAGTACAAATTTACGGTATAGCTATACTTCATTAACTACGCCATCTTCAGTTTACGATTACCAGATGGTTACCAAAGTCAAGACATTAAAGAAACAGCAGGAGGTGCTTGGCGGCTACAATTCAACTGATTACGTGACCGAACGATTGTATGCAACGGCCAAAGACGGGACCAAAGTTCCTATTTCACTTGTTTACAAAAAAGGCATCAAAAAAGATGGTAATGCACCATTGTTACTTTATGGATATGGAAGTTATGGTGCCAGTATGGATGCCAGCTTTACCAGTACACGGCTGAGTTTACTTAACAGAGGTTTTGTTTATGCCATTGCTCATATTCGGGGTGGTCAGGAAATGGGGCGCCAATGGTACGAAGACGGTAAATTGATGAAAAAGATAAACACCTTTACTGACTTTATTGATTGTGGAAAATTTCTGGTTGCTGAAAAATATACATCCACAAAGCATCTTTATGCCATGGGTGGTAGTGCCGGAGGTTTATTGATGGGTGCAGTTGCTAATATGGCTCCCGATTTATGGCATGGTATAATTGCCCAGGTTCCGTTTGTTGATGTGGTGAATACCATGTTGGACGAAAGTATTCCTTTGACTACCAACGAGTTTGATGAATGGGGAAATCCGAAAAATAAGGACGCCTATTTTTATATGAAAAGTTACAGCCCCTACGAAAATGTCGAAAAGAAAAAATACCCGAATATGTTGGTCACTACAGGTTTGCACGATAGTCAGGTGCAATATTTCGAACCATCTAAATGGGTTGCTAAACTTCGGGACATGAAAACAGATCAGAACATTTTGCTGTTGCACACCAACATGGAGTATGGTCATGGTGGCGCCAGCGGACGATTCGATTATTTGAAAGATGTTGCGCTTAATTTTGCATTCTTATTTACTTTGGAAGGAATATCCAAATAA
- a CDS encoding LytR/AlgR family response regulator transcription factor: MNCIAIDDEPLALDLLKDYIEKIPFLELERTFTNPIEALGYLQENKVDLVFLDVELPYLSGIEFVKCLQSKPLIIFTTAYEKYALAGYDLEITDYLVKPIVFDRFLRAVNKAYCINKQSKKGNERIAALPEKESQSEFIMVKTGYSTININLNDILYVEGLKDYIKIHLTGKTVLTLNSLKKLQEMLPESRFVRVHRSFIVSLPKIDSIQRSRIVIGKTFVPVGENYKNAFKDMIASINL, encoded by the coding sequence ATGAACTGTATAGCAATTGATGACGAGCCTTTGGCGCTCGATCTTTTAAAAGATTACATCGAAAAAATACCATTTTTAGAATTGGAACGCACATTCACCAATCCAATTGAAGCTTTGGGCTACCTTCAGGAAAATAAGGTTGATTTGGTTTTTTTGGATGTTGAACTTCCATATTTGAGTGGAATTGAGTTCGTAAAATGCCTGCAATCGAAGCCGCTTATTATTTTCACCACGGCTTACGAGAAATATGCATTGGCAGGATACGACCTTGAAATTACGGATTACCTGGTGAAGCCAATTGTATTTGATCGGTTTTTGCGTGCGGTTAATAAAGCATACTGCATCAACAAACAGAGCAAAAAAGGGAATGAACGGATTGCGGCCTTGCCTGAAAAAGAATCCCAATCAGAATTCATCATGGTAAAAACCGGTTATAGCACCATCAACATTAACCTGAACGATATTCTATATGTTGAAGGATTAAAAGATTACATCAAAATTCATTTGACCGGTAAAACAGTCTTGACCCTGAACAGCTTGAAAAAACTTCAGGAGATGTTGCCAGAGTCTCGTTTTGTGAGGGTACACCGTTCGTTTATAGTGTCGTTACCCAAGATTGATTCCATACAGCGCAGTCGTATTGTGATCGGAAAAACATTTGTTCCGGTTGGCGAAAACTACAAGAATGCATTTAAAGATATGATTGCATCAATCAATCTGTAA